GGATAAGATTTATATATTCTTGCCGAAATTTTTGGGCTTTTAAGAGATTTTGAAAGATCTCTCATCATTCCTGATTTCTGCATCGCTTCCATTTCAATTTTCATAATAGAATCTTGTGCAATTACAGTATAATCTTGATAAATAGATCTGTTTTTATCAGTAATGTCTAAGATCGTTATTACCTTATCCATTTTTGTAGAATCTTTCTTCGGTTTAAAAGTCAGTTCATAGAAGAAACGGTTTGCAGTTTGTTTTGATTCTTTAGAGTCCTGAGCCCATGTAAAGGCAAAAAGAGTGATAAAGAATATTGAGATTAGTTTTTTCATTGTAATAATGTTTAGTAATTAGTTAGCCGTTACGACAATATGTTACAGTTTTTTTTCATTATTTTATTGCGGGTGCTGTAATTTATTCAGCATCAGGATGTATTAATATTTCAAAACTCTTTAATCCTGTATTTCTGCAGCTTTGTTGTTTATTATAATAAAAATTGTCTGTTGTCTGACAAATTATGATTTCTTTAAAACATTTTCTATTCTAAAAGTTTTATCTTTAATGTCCTAAAAAACAAAATATTATGGACACTTTATCACAATTTAAAGATGAGTTTGAAACTGAATATCAAACAACCAGAAAGTTTTTTGAAGTTTATCCTGAAAACAAAAATGAATACGCTCCTCATGAGAAAAGCATGAAAATGATGCCTCTTGCCACACATATTGCCGAAGTTTTCGGATGGCCAGATATTATGCTGAAAACCTCTGATCTGGATTTTGCGACCAGCGGATATCAGCCTAAGCAATTGTCTTCAAAAGAAGATCTTCTGCAGGTGCTTGATGAGAATTTTAAATCTGCTAAGGAGGCCCTTAACAATGCTAAAGAGGAAAACCTCAACGATACATGGGCATTGAAAAACGACGGGCATGAGCTGGCAAAATGGAGCAAATACGGCTCTATAAGACATGCTTTAAACCAAATCACGCATCACAGAGCACAATTGGGCGTTTATTACAGAATAAATGACATTCCTCTTCCAGGAAGCTATGGCCCTTCTGCAGATGATCAGAGTTTCTAGAAATCCAATATAATCCACAAACAAAAAACCAATCCTGCGGGATTGGTTTTTAATTTTTATTTGAAATTGAATTTTACGGTAAACATGACCTGGCTTGGGCGGAGCTGTACTCTTGTGTAAGCAACACTGTTTGTTATCTGGTTAATATTATACGTTTCAAATACTTTTCGGTTTGCAATATTCATCCATTTCAACTCAAAATCAATTTTCTTTTTAGACCAAGTAAACTGGTAAGACAAGTCATAGAAGGCATTATTATATTTATTCTGTCCGTCACTTGTATTCACCTGATCCCAGTTGAATCCTATCGTATGATTTTCTAGCGGATAGAAGAACGCTCCTAAGTTATGATTAAATCCTTTATTGATCCCTAATCTACCTCCTTTTTCATTTAACCCTACATTATCCTGCTTGTTTCTGGAAAGACTAAGGTTATAATCCAAGCTCATCCAGCTGAAATAAGTATT
The Chryseobacterium sp. W4I1 DNA segment above includes these coding regions:
- a CDS encoding DinB family protein; translated protein: MDTLSQFKDEFETEYQTTRKFFEVYPENKNEYAPHEKSMKMMPLATHIAEVFGWPDIMLKTSDLDFATSGYQPKQLSSKEDLLQVLDENFKSAKEALNNAKEENLNDTWALKNDGHELAKWSKYGSIRHALNQITHHRAQLGVYYRINDIPLPGSYGPSADDQSF